A window from Montipora capricornis isolate CH-2021 chromosome 7, ASM3666992v2, whole genome shotgun sequence encodes these proteins:
- the LOC138057687 gene encoding MAM and fibronectin type III domain-containing protein 1-like — MNLCLSVLVIISIQMINADNGNIRLVDGGASNQGRIELYSNNTWWKLCSYRFYGQAFQTVCRQLNLDVPSRYFYESEFGAGNLTYISTDFICDSVESSLFNCRQELWHGYCSADYSVGVVCGEMVYAACGGHKTDISGHLEFTRGPKPQEIQCEWTIGSQLADHILFNFPYYEAEYFCGYPEIRVWTHYGKNVMYSHSCMQIENGAIFKEIPSSNISLMVKIWEDFGSPPFLASYVAVNGGVQAGSLLLIGWSPNISNVTESSFDVQWPPLTNATNQPVAAYIVFVNWTSVYRYWDNQITGRILPSNATAATIRRLPSFQDFQVVVIAVDDLGKPFNSSAVFVRTLEGACIAGQDIFIAGLF; from the exons ATGAATTTGTGTCTGTCAGTATTAG tcATAATTTCCATTCAGATGATCAATGCTGATAACG gcAATATAAGATTGGTTGATGGCGGTGCTTCCAATCAGGGGCGAATAGAACTCTACTCCAATAACACGTGGTGGAAACTCTGTTCTTATCGATTTTATGGCCAAGCGTTCCAGACAGTTTGTCGTCAACTCAATCTGGACGTACCGTCAAGATATTTCTATGAATCTGAGTTTGGAGCTGGCAATTTGACATACATCAGCACCGACTTCATCTGCGATAGTGTTGAAAGCTCCCTTTTCAATTGCCGACAAGAACTATGGCATGGATATTGCAGTGCTGATTACTCAGTAGGAGTTGTTTGCGGGGAAATGGTTTATGCAG CATGTGGTGGTCACAAAACAGATATATCGGGTCATTTGGAGTTCACCAGAGGCCCCAAGCCACAAGAAATTCAATGTGAATGGACAATAGGCAGTCAGTTGGCAGATCAcattctttttaattttccataTTATGAAGCTGAGTATTTCTGTGG ATACCCTGAAATAAGAGTCTGGACACATTATGGCAAAAATGTTATGTATAGTCACAGCTGTATGCAAATAGAAAATGGTGCAATTTTTAAGGAAATCCCCTCATCAAACATTAGCCTTATGGTCAAGATTTGGGAAGACTTCGGTTCGCCTCCTTTCCTGGCTTCGTATGTGGCTGTTAATGGAGGAGTCCAAGCCG gtTCGCTGCTGCTGATCGGTTGGAGCCCAAATATTTCAAACGTAACAGAGAGTAGTTTTGATGTCCAATGGCCACCATTAACAAATGCAACAAATCAGCCAGTTGCAGCGTACATCGTTTTCGTGAATTGGACTTCAGTGTATAGGTACTGGGATAATCAAATTACCGGAAGAATTCTGCCTTCAAACGCAACCGCGGCGACAATTCGTCGATTGCCTTCCTTTCAAgattttcaagttgttgttattgctgTGGATGACTTGGGAAAGCCTTTCAACAGCTCCGCCGTTTTCGTGAGGACTCTTGAAGGAG CCTGCATAGCTGGGCAGGATATTTTCATTGCAGGATTATTTTAA